The following coding sequences are from one Lycium ferocissimum isolate CSIRO_LF1 chromosome 3, AGI_CSIRO_Lferr_CH_V1, whole genome shotgun sequence window:
- the LOC132050968 gene encoding LOW QUALITY PROTEIN: peroxidase 22.3-like (The sequence of the model RefSeq protein was modified relative to this genomic sequence to represent the inferred CDS: inserted 1 base in 1 codon) — protein sequence MASNRFFFLHVLVMFSLASMALSNSLSPYFYNHVCPEALPTIKRVVEDAVKKERRMGASLLRLHFHDCFVNGCDASILLDKTATIDSEKTAVPNNNSIRGFDVIDKIKSEVDKCCGRPIVSCADIVAVAARDSVVALGGPTWEVPLGRRDSTTASRTTANNDIPTPFMDLPALINNFKKQGLDEKDLVALSGGHTLGFAQCFTFRNRIYNETNIDSTFARQRQATCPRNGGNSNLAPLDPTPALFDSKYFSNLVSKKGLLHSDQALFNGGKTDNLVKTYSTNLGTFSKDFAQSMIKMGNIKPLTGXQGQIRVSCRKLN from the exons ATGGCTTCGAATcgcttcttttttcttcatgttttagttatgttttCTCTAGCAAGCATGGCACTTTCGAATTCTCTTTCACCTTATTTCTACAATCATGTTTGTCCCGAAGCTTTGCCGACCATAAAACGAGTCGTTGAGGATGCAGTGAAGAAAGAGAGGCGAATGGGCGCCTCTTTGCTACGATTACATTTTCATGATTGTTTCGTCAAT GGTTGCGACGCTTCAATTCTTCTAGACAAAACCGCGACTATTGACAGCGAAAAGACTGCTGTACCTAATAACAATTCTATTAGAGGATTTGACGTGATTGACAAAATCAAGTCGGAGGTTGATAAATGTTGTGGACGTCCAATTGTGTCTTGTGCAGACATTGTGGCAGTTGCAGCTCGTGACTCTGTAGTTGCG TTAGGTGGACCAACATGGGAAGTGCCACTGGGAAGAAGGGACTCCACTACAGCAAGTAGAACCACAGCCAACAATGATATTCCAACTCCATTCATGGACTTACCTGCACTTATTAACAACTTTAAGAAGCAAGGTTTGGATGAGAAAGATCTCGTTGCGCTCTCTGGGGGCCACACCCTAGGGTTTGCTCAGTGTTTCACCTTCAGGAATCGCATCTACAACGAGACTAACATTGACTCCACCTTTGCAAGACAGCGCCAAGCTACTTGTCCACGTAATGGAGGAAATTCCAACCTTGCTCCACTTGATCCAACTCCAGCTCTTTTCGACTCGAAATATTTTAGTAACTTGGTGTCAAAGAAAGGACTTCTGCACTCTGATCAAGCACTATTTAATGGTGGTAAGACTGATAATCTTGTTAAGACATATAGCACCAACCTCGGGACTTTCTCTAAAGATTTTGCTCAGTCTATGATTAAGATGGGAAATATCAAGCCATTGACGG ATCAAGGTCAAATTCGCGTAAGCTGCAGGAAGTTGAACTAA